A portion of the Nitrospira sp. genome contains these proteins:
- the rpiA gene encoding ribose-5-phosphate isomerase RpiA — MSGTDLGSLKRSAALKALDYVKDGMVVGLGTGSTAKEFVIALGAKAASGVKLRAVPTSRETAALADRSGITLLDENDHWPIDVAVDGADQVDPSFNLIKGGGGALLKEKIVAASAKQFIVLVDYTKRVPVLGKSAPLPVEIVPFGWHNTARAIEALTRSRVTVREQAGSPFRTESGNLIVDVHMARIDDPRELEAALHHIPGIVDTGLFVGRTDVLIVGTPEGVETYNATRP; from the coding sequence ATGAGCGGCACCGATCTCGGTTCGTTGAAGCGCTCCGCCGCCTTGAAGGCGTTGGACTATGTGAAGGACGGCATGGTCGTGGGTCTGGGCACGGGATCCACCGCCAAAGAATTCGTCATCGCATTGGGTGCGAAAGCTGCATCGGGCGTGAAACTGCGCGCGGTGCCGACTTCCCGTGAGACGGCCGCGCTTGCCGACCGGTCGGGCATTACCTTACTGGACGAGAACGACCATTGGCCCATCGACGTCGCCGTCGACGGCGCAGACCAGGTCGATCCCTCGTTCAACCTGATCAAGGGAGGGGGAGGGGCTCTGTTGAAGGAAAAGATCGTCGCGGCCTCGGCGAAGCAGTTTATCGTTCTGGTCGATTACACCAAGCGAGTGCCGGTCTTGGGAAAGAGCGCTCCGCTGCCCGTCGAAATCGTTCCGTTCGGCTGGCACAATACCGCGCGCGCGATTGAAGCGCTCACACGCAGCCGCGTCACCGTGCGGGAACAAGCCGGATCGCCTTTTCGAACCGAATCCGGGAATCTGATCGTGGATGTCCACATGGCCCGCATCGACGATCCGCGCGAACTTGAAGCGGCCCTTCACCACATCCCGGGAATCGTCGACACCGGCCTGTTCGTCGGCCGCACGGATGTCTTGATCGTCGGCACCCCCGAGGGCGTCGAAACGTACAATGCCACAAGGCCGTGA
- a CDS encoding M1 family metallopeptidase, whose amino-acid sequence MNLQTPTRGADPYRLPRHVVPLKYDLRLEPDLIAASFHGQETVTLSVLEPTTSMLLNAADLLIEGAQLEGPRGERLDGMIELEEPLERCRLTFPVGITPGQWRLHVSFRGTLNDKLRGFYRSTYTDASGRTRTLAATQFEATDARRGFPCWDEPDFKAVFSVTLVVDPAMAAVSNGRVEAETLDRGKKVVRFADTINMSTYLVAFVVGHIESTAPTFVGRTPIRVWCVPGKQHLASFGQDIATASLKFFEEYYGIPYPGGKLDLLAIPDFASGAMENLGAITFRETALLVDQRHGTHGELERVADVVAHENAHMWFGDLVTMAWWNGLWLNEAFATFMEMLAVDAWKPNWKRWETFCISRAAALSVDGLLSTRPVEYPVHAPKDADAMFDVLTYEKGASVLRMLEQHIGPDVFRTGVRDYLRRHAYGNADTNDLWVALGNAAKHPVPAMMNGWIFQPGYPLVTAELSGETTLTLKQERFTYLSPDSRSSSSVSPSWHVPIQLRVRSEGKSETMRLLITEQDTHLTMATAPESVLVNEGGHGFYRVRYGPVLRGKLLAAGVARLAATERFNLINDSWATTVAGLTSLVDYLDLTAGFSEDRDKNVWAILLDSFAFLNRLIEPEQRPALQAFVRRRVHPAFSAVGWTAEPGEDDLIRQLRSELAAGMGRLGNDPVTQTRAAELYETTKQDPAAVDPNLLPALVSILAFTGDEARYAEFAERFRTAKTPQEERRYLFSLTAFRQPELLEKTLEHTLDGHIRLQDAPAIVSAVMGNVYGKHLGWDFVKTHWDRMDREFPKQGLRRMCGGITALATPALEADVRAFFSSRKIDLGGKTLEQYLEQLRIAVRFRERHASTLHEYLLAHTDREDIP is encoded by the coding sequence ATGAACCTTCAGACGCCGACCCGCGGCGCTGACCCCTATCGACTGCCGCGCCACGTGGTACCCCTCAAGTACGACTTGCGCCTCGAGCCGGATTTGATCGCAGCCTCGTTTCACGGTCAAGAAACCGTCACGCTGTCGGTCCTGGAACCCACGACCTCGATGCTCTTGAATGCCGCCGACCTCCTCATCGAGGGCGCGCAATTGGAAGGGCCGCGGGGCGAACGGTTGGACGGTATGATTGAGTTGGAAGAACCCTTGGAGCGCTGTCGGTTGACGTTTCCCGTAGGGATCACCCCTGGGCAATGGCGGCTACATGTGTCGTTTCGTGGCACACTCAACGACAAACTTCGAGGCTTCTATCGCAGCACCTATACGGACGCCTCGGGCAGGACCAGGACTCTGGCGGCCACCCAATTCGAGGCGACCGATGCCAGACGGGGGTTCCCCTGTTGGGATGAACCGGACTTCAAAGCGGTCTTCTCCGTTACGTTGGTCGTCGACCCCGCGATGGCCGCCGTGTCGAACGGCCGAGTCGAGGCTGAAACCCTGGATCGGGGCAAGAAGGTGGTTCGATTCGCCGACACGATCAACATGTCGACGTATCTGGTCGCGTTCGTGGTCGGACACATCGAGTCTACCGCCCCGACGTTCGTCGGGAGGACCCCCATTCGCGTCTGGTGCGTGCCGGGCAAACAGCATCTCGCCTCGTTCGGCCAGGACATCGCCACCGCCTCGCTCAAGTTCTTCGAGGAGTATTACGGCATTCCCTATCCGGGGGGCAAATTGGACCTGCTCGCCATTCCGGACTTTGCGTCGGGAGCCATGGAAAATCTCGGCGCCATCACCTTTCGTGAGACCGCATTGCTCGTCGATCAACGCCACGGGACGCACGGGGAGCTGGAGCGCGTCGCCGACGTGGTCGCCCACGAGAACGCCCATATGTGGTTCGGCGATCTCGTGACCATGGCCTGGTGGAATGGTCTCTGGCTCAACGAAGCCTTCGCCACATTTATGGAAATGTTGGCCGTCGACGCGTGGAAGCCGAACTGGAAGCGCTGGGAGACGTTCTGTATTTCCAGGGCCGCCGCCCTGTCCGTCGACGGCCTACTCAGCACCAGACCCGTCGAATATCCCGTTCACGCGCCCAAGGACGCGGATGCGATGTTCGACGTCCTAACGTATGAAAAGGGTGCCTCGGTCCTCCGGATGCTCGAACAACATATCGGCCCCGACGTGTTTCGCACCGGTGTGCGCGACTACCTCCGACGACACGCATACGGCAACGCGGACACCAACGACTTGTGGGTTGCCCTGGGGAATGCGGCGAAACACCCGGTGCCGGCGATGATGAACGGTTGGATTTTTCAGCCCGGATATCCCCTGGTCACCGCCGAACTCAGCGGCGAGACGACGTTGACGCTCAAACAGGAACGGTTTACCTACCTGTCGCCCGACTCCCGCTCCTCATCGTCTGTCTCACCGAGTTGGCACGTGCCGATCCAGCTTCGCGTGCGGTCGGAGGGCAAGAGCGAAACCATGAGACTCCTCATCACCGAACAGGACACGCATCTGACGATGGCGACGGCGCCGGAATCCGTGCTCGTCAACGAAGGCGGCCACGGCTTCTACCGGGTACGGTACGGTCCCGTGCTGCGCGGCAAACTCCTTGCGGCCGGCGTGGCTCGCCTGGCCGCGACCGAACGCTTCAATCTCATAAACGACTCATGGGCCACCACGGTCGCCGGCCTCACCTCGCTGGTTGACTATCTTGACCTGACGGCGGGATTTTCCGAGGATCGCGACAAGAACGTGTGGGCCATCCTCCTCGATTCATTCGCCTTCCTCAACCGACTCATTGAGCCGGAGCAGCGCCCGGCCCTCCAAGCGTTCGTCCGACGACGGGTGCACCCCGCATTCTCAGCCGTCGGATGGACGGCGGAGCCGGGCGAAGACGACCTGATCCGGCAACTGCGCAGCGAATTGGCCGCGGGGATGGGCCGTCTCGGCAACGACCCGGTGACCCAGACGCGTGCCGCGGAGTTGTACGAGACGACCAAGCAGGATCCGGCCGCCGTCGATCCCAATCTCCTCCCGGCGCTGGTCTCCATCCTGGCGTTTACCGGCGACGAAGCACGATACGCGGAGTTTGCAGAACGGTTCCGGACGGCCAAGACCCCCCAGGAAGAACGACGCTACCTCTTCTCCTTGACCGCCTTCCGCCAGCCTGAATTGCTGGAGAAGACACTGGAACACACGCTCGACGGACACATTCGACTCCAGGATGCCCCTGCGATCGTCAGCGCCGTCATGGGAAACGTCTACGGCAAGCATCTCGGATGGGACTTCGTGAAGACCCACTGGGACCGGATGGACCGTGAGTTTCCCAAGCAAGGCCTTCGCCGCATGTGCGGAGGCATCACCGCGCTCGCAACCCCGGCGCTCGAGGCCGACGTCAGGGCTTTCTTTTCCTCGCGAAAGATCGATCTGGGGGGAAAGACCTTGGAGCAATACTTGGAACAGCTGCGCATCGCCGTGCGTTTCCGCGAACGACACGCCTCGACGCTTCACGAGTATCTGCTTGCCCACACCGACAGGGAAGACATCCCATGA
- a CDS encoding ABC transporter permease, giving the protein MFELRMAWRETRGAWRHFAYFFVCIAVGVGALVAVGLFADHVNRAVTKEARGLLGGDIEIRSSHRLTDSGERLLADLAERRIASTRVSELVAMAVRESPAAGATSQTTQIVELKAVEAAYPFYGTLKLEPAQPLDRLLHPDRETCGQSACVGAVVQETLLLRMGLAVGERLKIGQAVFLITGIVRLEPDRMANAFSLGPRVIISRQGLERADLIKRGSRVRERHLLKVPEGIELEPLRAELRVRLKSESVRVTSYREAQPQLKQFLAQLSRYLGLIGLTALFIGGVGVAMSIRAFIREKLKTIAILKSLGADSAAVVRIYLLQALGLGLLGSLVGMAAGYALQVVLPPLLSNAVASEVLQQLGVSTGLSAASIVPLVKGGLLGLLATVLFAAWPLLTIREIKPAVILRQDVETNADGGRSVRATGVVRWIMRERLKVFTASTLGAGLGGLAIWQAGSWNVGLLFIGGLALAVALLFLAAKGLLYWLTRLPRPGSVCLRYAVGNVTRPGGDSTGILIAIGLGVTIIVTVSLIEKALVREVGEARPNDAPTFFFIDIQPDQTEGFVRLVEKQTGGSKPDLTPLVRSRLHRVGGEAVTVDEAQGQDEERDETKEERRRQWYVSREYALTYLERLPKGNEIVRGRWWTAGQTFSKPLVSIEEEAAKAMGLDIGSTVEFDIQGTTVAAEISSIRKVDWGTFSTNFYMILSPGSLDGAPLTYVGTIHVAAAQEIPLQQAVVAAFPNMSAIHVGDVLDNFGRVLDRLSLAIRAVALFCLVSGALVMAAALATTRYRRLYEAVILKALGATRALLAGTFAVEYLLLGLVGGAVAVWLSSALSWLILTYVFELSWSLHLGVLLLGVLLTMTLTLSVGFLSTFRMLGERPLSILRHE; this is encoded by the coding sequence ATGTTTGAACTCCGAATGGCCTGGAGAGAAACCCGAGGCGCCTGGCGGCATTTTGCCTATTTTTTTGTCTGCATCGCGGTCGGAGTCGGAGCCTTGGTCGCCGTGGGCCTCTTCGCCGATCACGTGAATCGCGCGGTCACCAAGGAGGCCAGGGGACTTCTCGGAGGCGACATCGAAATCCGTTCGTCCCATCGGCTCACTGACAGCGGCGAGCGACTGCTGGCCGACTTGGCGGAACGACGGATCGCGTCTACGCGCGTGAGCGAATTGGTGGCCATGGCCGTGCGTGAGTCGCCCGCGGCCGGGGCGACATCACAGACGACTCAGATCGTCGAACTGAAGGCCGTTGAGGCGGCCTATCCGTTCTACGGCACGTTGAAACTGGAGCCCGCTCAACCGTTGGACCGGTTGCTCCATCCGGACCGGGAGACCTGCGGGCAGTCGGCCTGTGTGGGCGCGGTGGTTCAGGAGACGTTGCTGCTCCGCATGGGGCTCGCCGTCGGTGAGCGGTTGAAGATCGGACAGGCCGTATTCCTGATCACCGGCATCGTGCGTCTTGAACCGGATCGTATGGCGAACGCGTTCAGCCTCGGCCCGCGGGTCATCATTTCTCGGCAGGGGTTGGAGAGGGCGGACCTGATCAAGCGGGGAAGCCGTGTGCGCGAACGTCACTTGCTGAAAGTGCCCGAGGGCATCGAGTTGGAGCCGCTCCGCGCTGAGCTGCGAGTGCGCCTCAAGTCCGAGTCCGTACGCGTGACCAGCTATCGGGAAGCCCAACCGCAGCTGAAGCAGTTTCTTGCGCAGCTGTCGCGGTATCTCGGCCTCATCGGTCTGACCGCGTTGTTCATCGGCGGTGTAGGGGTTGCGATGTCCATCCGAGCGTTCATTCGCGAGAAGCTCAAGACCATCGCGATTCTGAAGTCCCTCGGAGCCGATTCCGCCGCTGTCGTGAGGATCTACCTCCTGCAGGCCCTGGGCTTGGGACTGCTCGGCAGCCTCGTCGGGATGGCGGCCGGTTACGCGCTGCAGGTCGTGCTTCCTCCTTTGTTGAGTAATGCGGTGGCTTCCGAAGTGCTGCAGCAACTTGGGGTATCGACCGGACTGTCTGCTGCGTCCATCGTCCCCTTGGTCAAGGGAGGGCTTCTGGGTCTGCTGGCGACGGTCCTCTTTGCCGCATGGCCGCTGCTGACCATCAGAGAAATCAAGCCGGCCGTCATTCTGCGGCAGGACGTGGAGACGAACGCAGATGGCGGGCGGTCCGTACGGGCGACCGGCGTTGTCCGTTGGATCATGAGAGAGCGGCTCAAGGTATTCACGGCCTCGACGTTGGGAGCCGGCTTGGGAGGTCTTGCGATCTGGCAGGCCGGAAGCTGGAACGTCGGCCTCTTGTTCATCGGCGGCTTGGCACTGGCCGTAGCGTTGTTGTTTCTGGCGGCGAAGGGCCTGCTCTACTGGCTGACGCGTCTGCCCAGGCCCGGCTCGGTCTGTCTGCGCTATGCCGTGGGAAACGTCACGCGCCCGGGCGGCGATAGTACGGGCATTCTGATTGCGATCGGTCTGGGCGTTACGATTATCGTCACCGTGTCGCTCATCGAGAAGGCGCTGGTTCGGGAAGTGGGCGAGGCCAGACCGAACGATGCCCCGACCTTCTTTTTTATCGACATACAGCCGGACCAGACGGAGGGATTCGTACGGCTTGTGGAAAAGCAGACAGGCGGCTCGAAGCCGGATCTGACTCCGCTGGTTCGATCTCGGCTTCATCGCGTCGGCGGAGAGGCGGTCACGGTCGACGAGGCGCAGGGGCAGGACGAGGAGCGCGACGAAACCAAGGAAGAGCGGCGAAGACAATGGTATGTCTCGCGCGAGTATGCGCTGACCTACCTGGAACGACTACCGAAGGGCAATGAGATCGTTCGAGGACGATGGTGGACAGCGGGGCAAACCTTCTCCAAACCGTTGGTGTCGATCGAGGAAGAGGCCGCCAAGGCGATGGGATTGGATATCGGTTCGACGGTGGAATTCGATATTCAAGGCACCACCGTCGCCGCCGAAATCTCCAGTATTCGAAAGGTGGACTGGGGGACCTTTTCGACGAATTTCTACATGATTTTGTCGCCGGGGTCGTTGGATGGGGCTCCGCTGACGTATGTCGGCACGATACATGTGGCGGCGGCACAGGAAATTCCGCTGCAGCAAGCGGTCGTGGCGGCCTTCCCCAACATGAGCGCCATTCATGTCGGCGATGTGCTGGACAATTTCGGGCGTGTATTGGACCGACTGTCGCTGGCGATCCGAGCTGTGGCGTTGTTTTGCCTCGTCTCAGGCGCGCTGGTGATGGCGGCGGCATTGGCGACGACCAGATATCGACGACTCTATGAAGCGGTGATTCTGAAGGCACTGGGAGCGACGAGAGCCTTGTTGGCCGGGACGTTCGCCGTCGAATACCTTCTGCTCGGATTGGTCGGCGGGGCCGTCGCGGTCTGGCTATCGAGCGCCTTGTCGTGGCTGATCCTGACCTATGTCTTCGAGTTATCCTGGAGCCTGCATTTGGGCGTGTTGCTCCTGGGCGTGCTGCTCACCATGACGCTGACCTTGAGCGTCGGGTTTCTCAGCACCTTTCGCATGTTGGGAGAGCGGCCGCTTTCCATCTTGCGACACGAGTAA
- a CDS encoding ABC transporter ATP-binding protein, which produces MIDIVRVSMRLTAGGRPVNILHDVTLDIPSKQMVAIVGPSGSGKSTLLGLIAGLDRPTSGTIRLNGLDITRMREGDLAKYRRAQIGYIFQSFHLIPTLTALENVLVPLELAGASAAGERAAELLSAVGLGDRLHHYPVQLSGGEQQRVAVARAYACRPAALLADEPTGNLDSTTGQHVMDLLLALQRDHGTTLVLVTHDPSIASLMQRVITLRDGRVESDEIKTP; this is translated from the coding sequence ATGATCGACATCGTCCGTGTGTCTATGCGGCTGACGGCGGGAGGAAGACCGGTCAATATTCTTCACGATGTGACGCTGGACATTCCGAGCAAGCAGATGGTGGCCATCGTCGGGCCATCAGGGAGCGGAAAGTCCACACTGCTGGGGCTCATTGCGGGGTTGGACCGGCCCACCTCGGGAACCATTCGGCTCAACGGCCTGGATATCACCCGGATGAGAGAGGGAGATCTCGCGAAGTATCGACGTGCGCAGATCGGCTACATTTTTCAATCCTTTCACCTGATTCCCACCCTGACGGCCTTGGAAAATGTGCTGGTGCCGTTGGAGCTTGCCGGTGCGTCGGCGGCCGGAGAGCGTGCGGCCGAGTTATTGTCCGCAGTAGGTCTGGGCGATCGACTCCATCATTATCCTGTGCAGCTGTCGGGAGGCGAACAGCAACGGGTGGCCGTCGCCAGGGCGTATGCCTGTCGGCCGGCTGCCCTGTTAGCCGACGAACCGACCGGGAACTTGGATTCAACAACGGGACAACACGTCATGGATCTGCTCCTCGCGCTCCAACGAGACCACGGGACCACCTTGGTCCTGGTCACGCATGATCCCTCGATCGCGTCATTGATGCAACGCGTCATCACCTTGCGCGATGGACGCGTGGAATCCGACGAAATCAAGACCCCATGA
- a CDS encoding arylesterase, with translation MVPLHIATATGCIVIAVASLAGAAAAPTLAEAPIDARPRLVAFGNSLTAGSGVAAEDAYPAQLQHRLDEAGFRYRVINAGVSGETTAGGLRRVRWILNSKPTLVILELGANDGLRGLSLAETRHNLELIIEQLQQASVTVVLAGMKLPPNYGQDYTRGFEEIYPALARRYHLTLIPFFLDGIAGETDLNQADGIHPTAEGYRIIVGNMIEPLKPLLKK, from the coding sequence ATGGTCCCTCTGCACATCGCAACCGCCACCGGCTGTATCGTCATCGCTGTCGCGTCGCTCGCCGGTGCGGCAGCCGCTCCGACCCTCGCCGAAGCGCCGATCGATGCTCGCCCCAGGCTCGTGGCATTCGGAAACAGCTTGACGGCCGGATCGGGGGTGGCAGCGGAGGATGCCTATCCCGCTCAACTCCAGCACCGGTTGGATGAAGCCGGATTTCGCTACCGTGTGATCAATGCCGGAGTCAGTGGAGAAACGACTGCGGGCGGCCTGCGGCGCGTGCGTTGGATCCTCAACAGCAAGCCGACTCTGGTTATTCTTGAATTGGGCGCCAACGACGGGCTGCGCGGGCTGAGTCTCGCCGAAACCAGACACAATCTTGAGCTGATCATTGAGCAGTTGCAGCAGGCCTCGGTTACGGTCGTGCTGGCCGGTATGAAACTTCCGCCCAACTACGGGCAAGACTATACACGAGGGTTCGAAGAGATCTATCCGGCGCTGGCGCGCCGCTATCACCTCACGCTGATCCCCTTCTTTCTGGACGGGATTGCGGGCGAGACCGATCTCAATCAGGCGGATGGCATCCATCCCACGGCCGAGGGTTACCGCATCATCGTGGGAAACATGATCGAACCGCTGAAACCGCTTCTGAAGAAATAG
- a CDS encoding ChaN family lipoprotein produces MRAILAMSILPSGGWWRTAIGFVLLSWTTACAGVERHESALSGEPAPAFQMGQIIETVTGRTLSLEQLGPMLREQEVIYLGEEHHNRFHIDAARMVIDSLITDGRRPVLAMEMFGWDGQGALDQYLGPENLGREEFLTAVRWKQNWGGPFEDYEPLVRLAKEQHLALIAMNPPKMVVRNVAKQGLEEVRRSAEMEQWGLQDESFVEDPAYRARILHQLKACHDGGQDVMYQAMYEASMVRDEGMAKTLAIQVRRLREGSDRAAGPVVSYTGGGHVQYNLPVPKRVARRLEWEVRQVSLYMTSFDHGRTEEIREMLSDKIADYVWLTAVSPQGPPRRCR; encoded by the coding sequence ATGAGAGCCATACTGGCAATGTCGATCCTTCCGTCCGGCGGTTGGTGGCGGACCGCGATCGGGTTTGTGCTCTTGTCCTGGACGACGGCCTGTGCCGGCGTCGAACGGCACGAGTCGGCTCTGTCGGGCGAACCGGCGCCCGCCTTTCAGATGGGCCAGATCATCGAGACGGTCACCGGCCGGACTCTGTCATTGGAACAGCTGGGGCCGATGCTGCGCGAACAGGAGGTCATTTATCTCGGAGAGGAACATCACAACCGGTTCCATATCGACGCGGCCCGCATGGTCATCGACAGTTTGATCACCGATGGGCGCCGGCCCGTCCTTGCCATGGAAATGTTCGGCTGGGACGGTCAGGGCGCACTCGATCAGTATCTTGGTCCTGAGAATCTCGGCCGTGAGGAGTTCCTTACGGCGGTCCGATGGAAGCAAAATTGGGGCGGTCCGTTCGAAGATTATGAGCCGTTGGTCCGGCTTGCCAAGGAGCAGCATCTTGCGCTGATCGCGATGAATCCTCCGAAGATGGTGGTGAGGAATGTGGCCAAACAGGGACTCGAGGAGGTTCGACGGAGCGCTGAGATGGAGCAGTGGGGCCTGCAGGACGAGAGCTTCGTCGAGGACCCGGCGTACCGCGCCCGCATCCTCCATCAATTGAAGGCCTGTCATGACGGCGGGCAGGACGTCATGTATCAGGCGATGTACGAGGCATCCATGGTGCGAGACGAAGGGATGGCCAAGACCCTCGCGATACAGGTCCGGCGTCTACGGGAGGGAAGTGATCGTGCGGCCGGTCCGGTGGTGAGCTACACCGGAGGCGGCCATGTGCAATACAACCTGCCCGTTCCCAAGAGGGTTGCGCGGCGGCTGGAGTGGGAGGTTCGGCAGGTGAGCCTCTATATGACGTCGTTCGATCATGGCCGCACCGAAGAGATCCGTGAGATGCTCAGCGACAAGATCGCGGACTATGTGTGGCTCACGGCCGTCAGCCCACAGGGGCCCCCTCGCCGTTGCCGGTAG
- a CDS encoding MoxR family ATPase codes for MNSSRTIQAIQDNIARVIKGKAQAIEMAVVCLLARGHLLLEDVPGVGKTTLAHSLARSLACSFKRIQFTSDLLPSDIVGVSIFNRQKQGFEFMPGPIFSNIVLADEINRTTPKTQSSLLEAMSEAQISVDNQTHPLQQPFMVIATQNPAEYHGTFPLPESQLDRFLMRLRLGYPSPEEERKVLDRPQALHPAEVLDPVLSVEEVLALQRRVDQIHMDDTLTDYLLAIVQATRHSELLSLGVSTRGALALSKTAKALACVRGRDYCLPDDIKELSPIVLSHRVMLNRAHGMRTHGFDQAERIILDIVDTVPVPV; via the coding sequence ATGAATTCATCCCGGACCATTCAAGCTATTCAGGACAATATTGCCCGCGTCATCAAGGGGAAGGCACAGGCCATCGAGATGGCGGTGGTCTGTCTGCTGGCGCGCGGCCATCTGCTGCTGGAGGACGTCCCCGGTGTCGGGAAAACGACCCTGGCGCACAGCCTGGCCCGATCGCTGGCTTGCTCGTTCAAGCGGATCCAGTTCACCAGTGATCTGCTGCCCTCCGACATCGTCGGAGTCTCGATCTTCAACCGCCAAAAACAGGGCTTCGAATTCATGCCCGGCCCCATTTTCTCAAATATCGTCCTCGCGGATGAAATCAATCGTACGACCCCGAAAACCCAAAGCAGCCTGTTGGAGGCGATGAGCGAAGCGCAAATCTCCGTCGACAACCAGACCCATCCCCTCCAGCAGCCGTTTATGGTCATCGCCACGCAGAATCCCGCCGAGTACCACGGCACCTTCCCGCTTCCGGAATCCCAGCTCGACCGATTCCTCATGCGTCTCCGTCTCGGGTATCCGTCGCCGGAAGAAGAGCGCAAGGTGCTGGACAGGCCTCAAGCCCTGCATCCGGCGGAAGTACTCGATCCCGTCCTCTCGGTGGAGGAGGTACTGGCCCTGCAACGGCGCGTCGATCAGATCCATATGGATGACACGCTGACCGATTATCTGTTGGCCATCGTGCAGGCGACGCGTCACAGTGAGCTCCTCTCCCTGGGTGTCAGCACGAGAGGAGCGCTGGCTCTCAGCAAGACCGCGAAAGCCCTGGCCTGTGTGCGAGGCAGAGACTATTGCCTGCCGGACGACATCAAGGAATTGTCCCCCATCGTGTTGTCGCATCGAGTCATGCTCAATCGCGCCCACGGAATGCGCACGCACGGCTTCGATCAGGCCGAGCGCATCATTCTCGATATCGTGGACACGGTTCCCGTGCCCGTCTGA
- a CDS encoding DUF58 domain-containing protein produces the protein MTHGLRHDWDLLCASLRLFATRRSIRLTPEGIRFLLFTVAIGVAAINTGNNLFYLLLALMLSVIIISGFLSEHCLRRLAFHRHAPELIMAHDPATVSLSVTNRNRYLPSFSLRLFDVLGGSDVDRGLFVRQLPARHSVLLSYPLLATKRGRIVLEQIRAETLFPFGLFLKRALYPVATEVLVGPPVKPLSVRFVDELVSEGQGRSLPRRGHGTQLYNLRLYQPGDDSRAIHWMTTARTAQLIVRETEAEDQRRVTIILSCTAPDHLDALFERSVTLVASLLWQLTQRNFPLRLLIGEEDSGPGVGSEHLLAMMRLLALCRRRPTGSQGNGPDVSALLDGDPGYTLAVVPWMDPDGGGTTVAADRIVEGAQLEDLTHAF, from the coding sequence ATGACGCACGGCCTCCGACATGACTGGGATCTCCTCTGCGCGAGCCTTCGCCTATTCGCCACCCGCCGGTCGATCCGTCTGACTCCCGAGGGCATCCGCTTTCTCCTCTTCACCGTGGCCATCGGCGTCGCCGCCATCAATACGGGAAACAACCTGTTCTACCTGTTGCTGGCTCTGATGCTGAGCGTGATCATCATCTCCGGATTCCTCTCCGAACATTGCCTCCGGCGTCTCGCGTTTCACCGACATGCTCCGGAGCTCATCATGGCTCATGACCCCGCGACAGTGTCCCTCTCGGTGACGAACCGCAACAGATATCTGCCCAGTTTTTCACTGCGCCTGTTCGATGTCCTCGGCGGATCGGACGTCGATCGGGGGCTCTTCGTCCGACAGTTGCCCGCCCGGCACTCCGTCCTCTTGTCCTACCCTCTGCTGGCGACGAAGCGGGGACGCATTGTCCTGGAGCAGATCCGGGCCGAGACACTGTTCCCGTTCGGACTGTTCTTGAAACGCGCGCTCTATCCTGTGGCCACCGAGGTCCTGGTCGGACCGCCGGTTAAACCGCTGTCGGTCCGCTTTGTCGACGAGCTGGTCAGTGAAGGACAGGGCCGGTCCCTGCCCCGCCGGGGCCACGGGACGCAGCTCTATAACCTGCGTTTGTACCAACCGGGAGACGACTCCCGGGCGATTCACTGGATGACGACGGCGCGGACGGCGCAGCTGATCGTGCGCGAGACCGAAGCCGAGGACCAGCGACGTGTTACCATTATCCTGTCCTGCACGGCTCCCGACCATCTCGATGCCTTGTTCGAACGGAGCGTCACGCTCGTCGCCTCGCTGCTCTGGCAATTGACTCAGCGGAATTTTCCTCTTCGGCTCCTCATCGGGGAAGAGGATTCCGGCCCGGGAGTCGGCTCCGAGCATTTGTTGGCCATGATGCGGCTGCTGGCCTTGTGCCGGCGCCGTCCGACAGGGTCACAGGGCAACGGACCGGATGTGTCGGCACTTCTGGACGGCGATCCAGGCTATACGTTGGCCGTCGTCCCATGGATGGATCCGGACGGGGGCGGGACGACGGTCGCGGCTGATCGGATCGTCGAGGGAGCACAGCTCGAGGACTTGACCCATGCCTTTTGA